Within the Desulfovibrio oxyclinae DSM 11498 genome, the region CGAGCGAACTGGCGGACCATTGCGCCGTAGGGCGTGCGGTCCTGAAGGTAGAACGGCATGGCCGTTTCGGGCCAGACCAGCAGTTCGGCCCCTTTTTTCTGTGCTTCGCGGCTCAGGTTCAGGTATTTGCCTACAGTGGTCTTCTGGTATTTCGGATCCCACTTGAAGCTCTGGTTCACGTTACCCTGAATCAGGCCGACCTTGACGGGGGCGCCGTCGTCATCGAACGTCGCCATGCGCCATCCGCCGAAGCCCGTGAGCAGCAGGATCATTATCACTGCCGCGGCCATGGCGCCGGGAACGGTGCGGTAGAGCAGAATCGATACCGCAAGGGCCGCGAGTATGCCGGAGAGGGCGAACGCACCCACGACCGAAGCGGACTGGATGACGACCGGCCATGGCGCAAAGGCCGAGGCAAGGTTGGCCCATGGGAAGCCGGTCAGGATGAAGGACATGATCGTTTCGAGCGATGCCCAGCCGAGTCCGGCAGTCAGAATGACGAAAAGCGAGATGCTGGCGCGGCCCGCATGATGCATTAGCAGGGAGAAAAGTCCATAAAGCAGGCCGAGGGCGCCGCCTGCGAGCAACGGACAGGGCAAGGCCACATACCATGGCAGGTTGCCATAGATGGCCACCGGAATGACCATCCAGTAAAGCAGGCCGGTGCAGGCGAGGGTGCCCGCGAGCCAGCCCCAGCGAAACGCCTTGCGCGAGCCTGTGGCCCTGAAACCGATCCAAGCCAGCCCGAGAGGAAAGCCAAGCGCCGCGGCCGGAAACTGAAAGACGGGGTTGGCGAACCCCAGCCACGCGCCGAATATGGCAATAAAGGCGAGGGTTGGCATGATCAGTCTTCGGCCTGCTGCGTTTCGTCTTCCTCTTCTTGTTCGAGAGTGTCGATGCGGATGAGGATGATATGTCGTTCGTCTGCCGCCATGATGGTGAAGCGGCGGTTCTGCAGGTCGAAATGTTCACCCGGGCTCGGGATGTGACCGGCCAGCGCGGCGAGGTATCCGCCGATGCTGTCCACATGTTCGGATTCGATACTGACCGCACAGAGTTCGCAGACGTCTTCAAGAGGCACTTTTCCTGCCACCAGCAGCGCGCCGTCCTCGGTGTATTCGATTTCGTCCGGGCGTTCCGCCTCGTGCTCGTCAGCCATTTCGCCCACGATTTCTTCAAGGATGTCGGCCATTGTCACGATGCCAGAAGTGCCGCCGTAGTGATCGTGGACCACGGCGATATGCACCTTCTCCTTTTTGAAAAGGCTGAGCATCTCGTCGAGCTGCGTTTCTTCCGGCACGAAGAGGGCCGGACGCATGATGTCCGAAATGGGGAAGCGGCCGTCGCCCTCCATGAGCGGAGGGAGCAGGTCCTTGGCGTGAACCACGCCCACTATATGATCCCGCGTCTCGTGATAGACCGGTATGCGGGAATGATTGCCCTGTTTAACGATCGCGGCGGCGGCTTCCGCCACGGTGCTCGCGGCCTCGACACAGGTCATGTCCATTCTCGGGACGAGAACTTCGGTGACTTTTCTGCTGTCGAGTTCGAGGATGTTGAGAAGCATGGACACTTCATCACCCTCGATTTCGCCTTCTTCTCGCGCTTCGAGTATGTGGTCTTCGAGGTCGTGGCCGTTTTTGTTGAAGATCGACTTGAAGAAGGATCGCAAAGGACTGTCAGAGCCGTCTTCCAAGGCGGGTCTCCTTTTTGCGGTTCGGAACGAGGCCCGCGTTTGTGACACGGGCGGCCAATTTTGACTTCAATATGTATTCACCGGAAAACCGTCTGTCAACGGAGACTTACAGAAGTCCTGCTTTTTTCATGTATACTTCGAGACAGGAAATGGTGGCGGGGGTGATGCCGGAAATGCGCGAAGCCTGCCCGAGGGTCATGGGACGGATGGTTCCGAGCTTCTCCACGGCTTCGCGGGTCAGCCCTGCCACCTGCGAATAATCCATGTCTTCGGGGATGGAAAGATTTTCAAGCTCCCGGAAACGTTCTACAAGCTCCTTCTGACGTTGCAGGTAGCCCTCGTAGCGAATTTCCGTGGTCACTTCATCAAGCACGGCCTCGTCGCACTGTTCCACCATGGGCAACAGCGGCGCGAGGTCTCGAACATCCACCTGAGGCTGGCGAAGAATGGAGGCCAGTTCCACCATCTTGCCGGGTACCGAGGCGCCGATGCCTTCAAGCGTCTTGCGGGTTTCCCGGTCCGGCTTGATGCCGGTTTCGTGCATGGCCTTCAGGAGCCTGTCGATCTGCTCGCGCTTCCGGCTGAAAAGGTTCCAGTGGTCATCGTCCACAAGGCCTAACCTGCGGCCAGTTTTGGTGAGTCGCTGGTCGGCGTTGCCTTCGCGCAGCAGCAGACGGTGCTCGGCCCGAGAGGTGAACATCCGGTACGGCTCTTTGGTGCCTTTGGTGACCAGATCATCCACAAGAACGGCCATGTAGGCCTGATCGCGTCCAAGGAGGAACGGTTCCATTCCTTCGGTGGCGGCCTGAATGTTCATGGCGGCCCACAGGCCCTGCGCGGCGGCTTCCTCGTATCCGGAGGTGCCGTTGATCTGCCCGGCGCACCACAGGCCCGGAAGCGGCTTGGATTCAAGGGTCGGCAACAGCTGCGTCGGGGGGATGTAATCGTATTCGATTGCATAGCCCGGACGCACGATCTGGGCATTTTCCAGGCCTACGCAGGCGTTGATCATCCGTTTCTGCACGTCCAGCGGCAGCGAGGTGGGGATGCCGTTGGGGTAAACCTCCGGATGGTTCAATCCTTCGGGCTCCACAAAAATCTGATGCCGGTCCTTGTCCGGGAACCGGGCGATCTTGTCCTCGATGGAGGGGCAGTAACGGGCGCCGGTGCCTTCGATGACGCCCGTGAACATGGGCGAGCGTTCAAAGCCGGAACGAATGGCTTCGTGTGCCTCAGCGTTGGTCCACGTCATGTGGCAGGGCAGCTGCGGCATGGGGATGTGCGTGGTGCGGAAGCTGAACGGCGGCGGCGGATCGTCGCCGGGCTGGACTTCCATCTTGTCGAAATCCACGGAAT harbors:
- the lnt gene encoding apolipoprotein N-acyltransferase, with amino-acid sequence MPTLAFIAIFGAWLGFANPVFQFPAAALGFPLGLAWIGFRATGSRKAFRWGWLAGTLACTGLLYWMVIPVAIYGNLPWYVALPCPLLAGGALGLLYGLFSLLMHHAGRASISLFVILTAGLGWASLETIMSFILTGFPWANLASAFAPWPVVIQSASVVGAFALSGILAALAVSILLYRTVPGAMAAAVIMILLLTGFGGWRMATFDDDGAPVKVGLIQGNVNQSFKWDPKYQKTTVGKYLNLSREAQKKGAELLVWPETAMPFYLQDRTPYGAMVRQFARDNEAEILTGAPAYRITNPDNRRYVLLNRAFLVKPDGSAATWYDKEHLVPFGEYMPLREWIPFEKLVQAVGTFKKGDNTASLITRGDHPFGVLICYEAIFPALARKQVALGASFLVNISNDAWFGKTSAPRQHLALTTLRAVEQSRWLARGTNTGITAFIDPLGRIRSRTEQFKKAQLTDTLMSRSEKTPFFHMQPWLGDVLLACTAGCILFIAVALRRGKRHNRQRTI
- the mnmG gene encoding tRNA uridine-5-carboxymethylaminomethyl(34) synthesis enzyme MnmG; this encodes MKPAFPDIFDAIVVGAGHAGCEAAMALARMGRSTLLLTMNVDHIGQLSCNPAIGGLAKGHMVREIDALGGMMGLWADAAGIQFRTLNTRKGPAVRATRAQIDRDEYMRVVKRDIFSQQSLWVWQDTAESLLVEEGRCAGVSTRLGEVFKARNVMLTTGTFLRGLLHVGLSNFSGGRLGDPSAEGMSGCLNELGFELGRLKTGTTPRLLKDSVDFDKMEVQPGDDPPPPFSFRTTHIPMPQLPCHMTWTNAEAHEAIRSGFERSPMFTGVIEGTGARYCPSIEDKIARFPDKDRHQIFVEPEGLNHPEVYPNGIPTSLPLDVQKRMINACVGLENAQIVRPGYAIEYDYIPPTQLLPTLESKPLPGLWCAGQINGTSGYEEAAAQGLWAAMNIQAATEGMEPFLLGRDQAYMAVLVDDLVTKGTKEPYRMFTSRAEHRLLLREGNADQRLTKTGRRLGLVDDDHWNLFSRKREQIDRLLKAMHETGIKPDRETRKTLEGIGASVPGKMVELASILRQPQVDVRDLAPLLPMVEQCDEAVLDEVTTEIRYEGYLQRQKELVERFRELENLSIPEDMDYSQVAGLTREAVEKLGTIRPMTLGQASRISGITPATISCLEVYMKKAGLL
- a CDS encoding hemolysin family protein, with amino-acid sequence MEDGSDSPLRSFFKSIFNKNGHDLEDHILEAREEGEIEGDEVSMLLNILELDSRKVTEVLVPRMDMTCVEAASTVAEAAAAIVKQGNHSRIPVYHETRDHIVGVVHAKDLLPPLMEGDGRFPISDIMRPALFVPEETQLDEMLSLFKKEKVHIAVVHDHYGGTSGIVTMADILEEIVGEMADEHEAERPDEIEYTEDGALLVAGKVPLEDVCELCAVSIESEHVDSIGGYLAALAGHIPSPGEHFDLQNRRFTIMAADERHIILIRIDTLEQEEEDETQQAED